In Chitinophaga sp. HK235, a single window of DNA contains:
- a CDS encoding heme ABC transporter ATP-binding protein, whose product MLVLSGITCVKNNKVLLKDISVQWGPGRLHVVMGPNGAGKSTLLKIAAGQLRPASGTVMYDGRLVTDFSVKELAAIRGALSQQQELAFPLKVQEVVMMGRYPHIGSKPTLTDKRYCREAMELFGLEDLSERDYLGLSGGEKQRVHFARVLAQIWERPPNACRYLLLDEPLTFLDVHYQFRLMRQLKTLLQQQDLVIVAVLHDLHIAAKFADNILLLHNGRMVAQGSREEVLTPAYIQQVYQLDPEDITALIPVYHQPKSVSHS is encoded by the coding sequence ATGCTTGTATTATCTGGTATTACCTGTGTGAAAAATAACAAGGTATTGCTGAAAGACATCAGCGTACAATGGGGCCCCGGCAGGCTGCATGTAGTGATGGGGCCAAATGGTGCCGGCAAGTCGACGTTGCTGAAGATCGCGGCAGGGCAACTCCGGCCCGCATCGGGTACCGTAATGTATGACGGCAGGCTGGTCACTGATTTCTCCGTTAAGGAGCTGGCAGCAATACGTGGGGCGTTGTCGCAGCAGCAGGAGCTGGCGTTTCCGCTGAAAGTGCAGGAAGTGGTGATGATGGGCCGTTATCCACATATCGGGAGTAAGCCAACGTTAACGGATAAACGCTATTGCCGGGAGGCTATGGAGCTGTTTGGTCTGGAAGACTTATCGGAGCGGGATTACCTGGGTCTCTCCGGCGGTGAAAAGCAGCGGGTACATTTTGCGCGCGTGCTGGCTCAGATCTGGGAAAGACCACCCAATGCCTGTCGTTATCTGCTGCTGGATGAGCCGCTCACTTTCCTGGATGTGCACTACCAGTTCAGGTTGATGCGCCAGCTGAAAACGTTGCTGCAACAGCAAGACCTGGTGATCGTGGCGGTGTTGCATGATCTGCACATCGCCGCGAAGTTTGCAGACAATATTCTGTTGCTGCACAATGGCAGGATGGTGGCGCAGGGCAGCCGGGAAGAAGTGCTGACGCCGGCTTACATTCAACAGGTATACCAGCTGGATCCTGAAGACATCACAGCGCTCATTCCCGTTTATCATCAACCAAAATCTGTTTCTCACTCTTAA
- a CDS encoding hemin ABC transporter substrate-binding protein: MKNTYMLPVIMLMIGACGRFANKDQHSGGTRIVCLAKQYNEVIYALGAEKNLVAVDLSSTYPPAIKALPTVGYHRALSAEGIISQEPTLVIHDNNVGPEQVMQQLEKMKIPMKTFADSVFTIDQDKAMITELGTYFGRERQADSLCRILDTQMKEALTNSKHYTDTPRVVIIHFGRAMNIYLAVTQKSTAAKMVGWAGGLIPIEGAKGMQQVSAELIAQADPDVILLTDFGYDRLGSIEKIKELPGVSGTKAARSNHIYRVEEHDLIYLGPRTGANVLALQKLIHAK; encoded by the coding sequence ATGAAAAATACATATATGCTGCCGGTCATCATGCTGATGATAGGTGCCTGCGGCAGATTTGCCAATAAAGATCAGCATTCCGGAGGCACCCGTATCGTTTGTCTGGCGAAGCAGTACAATGAAGTGATCTATGCGCTGGGCGCAGAAAAGAATCTGGTGGCGGTAGATCTTTCCAGCACTTATCCGCCGGCCATCAAGGCATTGCCTACAGTGGGCTACCACCGTGCATTGAGCGCAGAAGGCATTATCTCGCAGGAACCTACGCTGGTGATCCATGATAATAACGTGGGACCAGAACAGGTAATGCAACAGCTGGAGAAAATGAAGATACCCATGAAAACCTTTGCTGACAGCGTGTTTACGATAGATCAGGACAAGGCCATGATCACAGAGCTGGGTACTTACTTTGGGAGAGAACGACAGGCGGACAGTCTGTGCCGGATACTGGATACGCAGATGAAGGAAGCGCTGACTAACAGTAAGCACTATACGGACACGCCGCGCGTAGTGATCATTCATTTTGGTCGTGCCATGAATATTTATCTCGCCGTGACGCAGAAGAGCACAGCGGCGAAGATGGTAGGATGGGCTGGTGGCCTGATTCCTATTGAAGGTGCAAAAGGAATGCAACAGGTTTCTGCCGAGCTGATAGCCCAGGCGGACCCTGATGTGATACTGCTGACAGACTTCGGTTACGACAGGCTGGGATCTATAGAGAAGATTAAAGAACTGCCTGGCGTATCCGGCACGAAAGCCGCACGCAGTAACCACATCTACCGTGTGGAAGAACATGATCTGATATACCTGGGGCCGCGTACCGGCGCCAATGTGCTGGCACTGCAAAAATTAATACATGCAAAATAG
- a CDS encoding iron ABC transporter permease yields MQNRTYSGVFPLLTMLLVVAVLLSACLGATDISIGEIAGAFSKLFHNGNDYTLHERVFLEIRLPRVLFCLLAGAALAVGGVLLQALFRNPIIEPGLIGTSSGAAFGAALYFVTGAMFHFHVGVWMLPLAACAGAMLATFMVLVLSGGKEEGGTGIVTLLLTGIAINALFLSGTGFLSYIARDPQARSITFWNLGTLSGANRESVIITAIVVALCCWRAMACAAKLNLLMLGEAEAQLSGVAVKQLKMEVMIINVVMIAVVTAFTGVISFVGLVVPHLLRIWKGADNRYLVAGGALAGAVLLTVADIAARLLLRPAELPIGIVTSFAGVPVFIFLLRKKKYYF; encoded by the coding sequence ATGCAAAATAGAACATATAGCGGAGTGTTTCCGTTGCTGACCATGCTACTGGTAGTAGCAGTGCTGTTGTCTGCCTGCCTGGGTGCAACAGATATCAGCATAGGGGAGATAGCCGGAGCATTTAGTAAACTGTTTCATAATGGCAACGACTATACGTTGCACGAACGTGTTTTCCTGGAAATACGATTGCCCCGTGTGTTGTTCTGTTTATTGGCAGGCGCAGCGCTGGCGGTGGGCGGTGTATTGTTGCAGGCGCTGTTCAGGAACCCCATCATAGAACCTGGACTGATAGGCACTTCCAGCGGGGCGGCCTTTGGCGCGGCGCTGTATTTTGTAACAGGTGCTATGTTCCACTTTCATGTTGGCGTGTGGATGCTGCCGTTAGCTGCCTGCGCAGGAGCCATGCTGGCCACTTTCATGGTGCTGGTCTTGTCAGGCGGCAAAGAGGAAGGCGGGACGGGCATTGTTACTTTATTGCTGACGGGCATTGCCATCAATGCTTTGTTCCTCAGCGGCACCGGTTTTCTCTCCTATATCGCGCGGGACCCGCAGGCGCGTTCTATCACTTTCTGGAACCTGGGTACTTTGTCCGGCGCCAACCGGGAATCGGTGATCATCACAGCTATCGTGGTGGCGCTGTGTTGCTGGCGTGCAATGGCCTGCGCGGCGAAGCTCAATCTACTGATGCTGGGTGAAGCGGAAGCACAGCTATCCGGTGTGGCGGTGAAGCAACTAAAAATGGAAGTGATGATCATTAACGTGGTCATGATAGCGGTGGTAACTGCTTTCACGGGTGTGATCAGTTTTGTGGGACTGGTAGTACCGCATTTGCTGCGTATCTGGAAAGGAGCCGACAATCGCTATCTGGTGGCTGGCGGCGCATTGGCTGGCGCGGTATTGCTGACGGTAGCGGATATAGCGGCCAGGCTGCTGCTACGGCCTGCGGAGCTGCCGATAGGTATCGTCACTTCCTTTGCTGGTGTGCCTGTATTTATTTTTTTACTGAGAAAGAAAAAATATTATTTCTGA
- a CDS encoding discoidin domain-containing protein gives MTIRKYISLFLSTLLLSASVAAQNYGNWRNIGPMLFPVNSSGQINGIGRVTQMKFHPANAATVYATSVWGLWKSTDTANTWQLQGTDELPKAACASVCIDYTNDQIMYLGTGDPNYYGTALGVYKTTDGGQSWLPANSSIGNRMAVELLMSRTDHNVLIAATNDGIWKTTDGGTSWTNKLSGGQFTDMTYKASNNTTTIYAVNMAGGFYVSPDMGETWTPVTLTLPASGAKGSRIAVTPADSNRVYVGMVGANDAVTGGVIYKSTNGGITFTQVKGDVAPNLVGYNGTSSGQGNYNFSIGADPVNANILYLVAHIVWKSTDGGTSWTQIQTGWWTMVHTDMHGIKVNPYNNSKVFNYNDGGVWLSTDGGVNWVPRSDGLSSTEVYHASGSPIRRDMISIGTQDNGELYYKYAGNPWFTNRGGDWGSRSAFDYNTNNQVYYYENGKRRAVTGSESAYNVPFTASNKMELEFTPANVGVAFIADTGLWRSTNITAASPAWTKLVNNTEKIKALHISNADANVVYYVTTNQKVYRSRNALATSPAFTSVAAPVATSVAASVTTIKSDTNVVYVACGSRVYRSADQGSTFTDISGTLPPVNVIRLLEDRYATNESVYLATARGVYYRNKNMADWSLYSIGLPTVADITDIFAYNNGVADSSELRVSFYGRGVFGTKFNNAVTPLISFAAATVNTTAGGLNKSGCRPYTDYMVNLATSPAPSGDANVQLVAGSTSSAVKGIDYDVTTNGSFTTPSDTLIFASGQTTSRPITVRVYGSKTDPAGKYALLSFNVNGTTNAMANPSAQTCRVNINYPDASPVGDTALINLTYGNGTTGGSASSPFNGTQSDKRTQTIYPADELRAAGLQRGNIYAVAYHVISRTVTTTSSFQNFNVAIGTTSQTAFTDTQFDNSPLTTVYSGSISVTDTGWVQVPFSQPFYWDGSSSILIQSCYNNADGTDQGDNLVASISVSGANPTAFQRQTSGAGCSFTAPGYGSTRPNLIFSAQPAVTTVAGTLNASTTQYLGPNATVYFADSLGKIIAKVKNLSAFDYGCTTVQIDRAGTGATQFWDTSKVHYLASKTLKITPANNNTAGSLNVTLYYTAAEKQGWEATTGLTWDSAKVVKVKSNISNVTSSNPSPDGAGTIYVSRDSSGKKGATIYYVSGTFNTGMGGFGAGSPGNPPVAGTCNTPIPRTQLRVSQFDSQETAGENAPATNVIDGDNSTFWHTQWYNSTAPMPHYISIYLGGAYNLSRLTYLPRQSGVNGRINAYQVHVSADSINWTQVASGNFANSTAAQDVVFSPTVKARYVKLVATSEVNANPWTSVAELSFTGCPDTTASPARAASTKTAPVGSQQAGNISVYPTRLQRGGSVNIHSHGNATLLLRLYDLKGRMIRLEYVNDAGTVSTGDLSAGVYLYSIFNSKLPSAKPLKTGKIVITD, from the coding sequence ATGACGATACGTAAATACATATCCCTGTTTTTATCTACCCTGTTGTTATCCGCATCAGTTGCTGCACAGAACTATGGCAACTGGCGGAATATCGGCCCCATGCTGTTTCCGGTCAACTCTTCGGGACAGATCAACGGCATAGGCCGCGTTACACAGATGAAGTTCCATCCTGCCAATGCCGCCACAGTCTATGCCACCAGTGTGTGGGGCCTCTGGAAAAGCACTGATACTGCCAATACCTGGCAGCTGCAGGGCACCGACGAGCTGCCTAAAGCAGCCTGCGCTTCCGTGTGCATAGATTATACCAACGATCAGATCATGTACCTCGGCACCGGAGACCCTAACTACTACGGCACTGCGCTGGGCGTTTACAAAACCACGGACGGCGGTCAATCGTGGCTGCCGGCCAACAGCAGCATCGGAAACCGCATGGCGGTAGAGCTACTCATGTCACGCACAGATCACAATGTGCTGATTGCCGCTACCAACGACGGCATCTGGAAAACCACGGATGGTGGCACTTCCTGGACCAACAAGCTCAGTGGTGGTCAGTTCACAGACATGACATACAAAGCTTCCAATAACACCACCACCATCTACGCAGTGAACATGGCTGGCGGGTTCTATGTATCTCCCGATATGGGCGAAACCTGGACGCCCGTTACGCTCACCTTACCGGCCAGCGGGGCCAAAGGCAGCAGGATAGCCGTAACACCTGCCGATTCCAACCGTGTGTATGTAGGGATGGTTGGCGCCAACGACGCTGTTACCGGCGGGGTGATCTACAAATCAACAAATGGTGGCATCACTTTCACACAGGTGAAAGGAGATGTAGCGCCTAATCTTGTAGGCTACAACGGCACTTCCAGCGGACAGGGTAATTACAACTTCTCTATTGGAGCGGATCCTGTGAATGCCAACATCCTTTATCTCGTGGCGCATATTGTATGGAAAAGCACAGACGGCGGTACCAGCTGGACACAGATACAGACCGGCTGGTGGACCATGGTTCACACCGATATGCATGGTATCAAAGTAAATCCTTACAATAACAGTAAGGTGTTTAATTATAATGATGGTGGCGTTTGGCTCAGTACTGACGGCGGTGTCAACTGGGTACCACGCAGCGATGGGCTTTCATCTACTGAAGTGTATCACGCTTCCGGCAGCCCTATTCGCCGTGATATGATCAGCATTGGCACACAGGACAATGGAGAGTTATATTATAAGTATGCCGGCAATCCCTGGTTTACCAACAGGGGCGGCGACTGGGGCTCACGCTCTGCATTTGATTATAATACCAACAACCAGGTATATTATTATGAGAATGGCAAGAGGAGAGCGGTAACAGGAAGTGAAAGTGCCTACAACGTGCCATTCACTGCATCCAACAAAATGGAGCTGGAGTTCACACCCGCGAATGTGGGCGTTGCTTTTATTGCAGATACAGGGCTGTGGCGTAGTACCAATATCACCGCGGCTTCGCCAGCCTGGACAAAACTAGTGAACAATACCGAAAAGATTAAGGCGCTGCACATCAGCAACGCTGATGCCAATGTGGTTTATTATGTTACCACCAATCAGAAAGTATATCGCTCCCGCAATGCGCTGGCGACATCACCTGCCTTCACCAGCGTGGCCGCACCGGTAGCCACCAGTGTAGCCGCCAGCGTTACCACCATCAAAAGCGACACCAATGTTGTGTATGTCGCCTGCGGCAGCAGGGTATACCGCTCCGCAGACCAGGGAAGTACCTTCACGGACATCTCTGGTACATTGCCACCGGTGAATGTTATCCGGCTGCTGGAAGACCGCTACGCTACCAACGAGTCTGTATACCTTGCCACGGCACGCGGCGTATATTACCGTAATAAGAACATGGCCGACTGGTCGCTGTATTCCATCGGACTTCCGACTGTCGCTGATATTACAGACATTTTTGCCTACAACAACGGTGTAGCCGATAGCAGTGAGTTGCGTGTGAGCTTCTATGGTCGTGGTGTTTTCGGCACTAAGTTCAACAATGCGGTAACACCGCTGATTTCTTTTGCCGCTGCCACGGTCAATACTACCGCTGGTGGCTTGAATAAATCCGGTTGTAGGCCGTATACGGATTACATGGTTAATCTTGCCACCAGCCCGGCACCTTCCGGCGACGCGAATGTACAGCTGGTAGCAGGTTCTACGTCTTCCGCAGTGAAAGGCATTGATTACGACGTGACCACCAACGGCAGCTTTACCACCCCCAGTGATACGCTGATCTTTGCATCGGGGCAGACCACATCGCGCCCGATTACTGTCAGGGTATATGGCAGTAAAACAGATCCGGCCGGCAAATATGCTTTGTTATCTTTTAACGTCAACGGTACTACGAATGCAATGGCTAATCCGTCTGCGCAAACGTGCCGTGTGAATATCAACTACCCCGATGCATCGCCGGTGGGAGACACAGCGCTCATCAACCTGACTTACGGTAACGGCACTACGGGCGGTAGCGCATCCAGTCCGTTCAATGGCACACAGTCTGATAAGCGCACCCAGACTATCTATCCGGCGGATGAACTGAGAGCGGCAGGGTTACAGCGCGGTAACATTTATGCTGTCGCTTATCACGTGATCTCACGTACGGTTACCACTACCAGCTCGTTCCAGAACTTCAATGTAGCGATAGGTACTACATCGCAGACTGCGTTTACGGATACACAATTTGATAATAGTCCGCTTACAACTGTGTATAGCGGCAGTATCAGCGTTACAGATACAGGCTGGGTACAGGTTCCTTTCTCACAGCCTTTCTATTGGGATGGTAGTTCCAGTATCCTCATACAGTCTTGCTATAACAACGCAGATGGAACAGATCAGGGAGATAATCTCGTAGCATCCATCTCTGTGAGCGGCGCCAATCCTACTGCATTCCAGCGGCAGACCAGTGGCGCAGGATGTAGTTTCACAGCGCCAGGCTATGGTTCTACAAGACCTAACCTGATCTTCAGTGCGCAACCGGCTGTCACAACCGTGGCAGGTACGCTGAATGCCAGCACCACGCAGTATCTTGGTCCCAATGCAACGGTATATTTTGCAGACAGCCTCGGTAAAATCATTGCGAAAGTGAAGAACCTGTCGGCCTTTGATTATGGCTGTACCACTGTGCAGATAGACCGTGCAGGTACCGGTGCTACGCAGTTCTGGGATACTAGCAAAGTGCATTACCTGGCATCAAAAACATTGAAGATCACACCTGCCAATAACAACACAGCCGGCAGCCTGAATGTAACATTGTATTATACAGCGGCTGAAAAACAAGGCTGGGAGGCCACTACAGGGCTGACCTGGGATTCTGCAAAGGTGGTGAAGGTGAAGAGCAATATCAGTAATGTAACGTCATCTAACCCTTCGCCTGACGGCGCCGGCACAATCTATGTATCGCGCGACAGCAGCGGAAAGAAAGGCGCTACCATCTACTATGTGTCAGGCACCTTCAATACCGGTATGGGTGGCTTTGGCGCAGGCAGTCCGGGTAATCCGCCTGTAGCCGGGACTTGTAACACCCCGATACCGCGCACTCAACTAAGGGTATCGCAGTTCGACAGTCAGGAAACAGCTGGAGAGAACGCTCCGGCTACGAATGTTATTGACGGTGACAACAGTACCTTCTGGCACACACAATGGTACAACAGCACCGCGCCCATGCCACATTATATTTCCATCTATCTCGGCGGTGCTTATAATCTGAGCAGGCTCACCTATCTGCCAAGGCAGTCGGGTGTTAATGGACGCATCAATGCATACCAGGTGCATGTGAGCGCTGACAGCATCAACTGGACACAGGTAGCCAGCGGTAACTTTGCGAACAGCACTGCGGCACAGGATGTTGTTTTCTCACCCACCGTGAAGGCTCGCTATGTGAAGCTGGTAGCCACTTCCGAAGTGAATGCCAATCCATGGACCTCCGTTGCAGAGTTGTCGTTCACCGGTTGTCCGGATACCACGGCCTCCCCGGCAAGAGCGGCTTCGACAAAAACAGCGCCGGTTGGCTCACAGCAGGCCGGTAACATCAGCGTATATCCGACCAGGTTACAACGCGGCGGAAGCGTGAATATACACAGCCACGGAAATGCTACGCTGCTGTTGCGCCTCTATGACCTCAAAGGCAGGATGATACGTCTCGAATATGTAAACGATGCCGGTACTGTCAGCACCGGCGACCTGAGTGCAGGCGTTTACTTGTACAGTATTTTCAACAGCAAACTGCCTTCAGCCAAACCGCTGAAAACAGGTAAGATCGTGATCACGGATTAA
- a CDS encoding TonB-dependent receptor, which translates to MKKISLLMASLLCVLYAYAQQPLKGRVYDLYTLSPVKGAGIYSGDQLLATTDIAGSFSISAHYNRLLVMASGYEPQTVRAKDGSPLILIGLAATSYNLSEISVNAAKPRSNLLQPQSVAVLGRKDLQRNDGIFPEYALNLIPGVRMEKRTMAGGQRITLRGYGNGTNFNGTGYKAYLNGIPVTDAEGTTILDDIDFSILGRMEVIKGPASSLYGSGIGGVLKMYTLKPVVYGTRISQETLAGSYGLFRTNTRLEYADDKSSIMLNYGHQNYDSYRINSASKKDFVSFIGDFHSNEKQTFSVYAAYNNSNDQLAGQLDSSQFAQKKDTGEVPYLKNKGYVAFETYRAGLSHQYAFSSHVSNTTSAYFSGYKQSQAFAAGLSSNIAQNFGARTAFGLSFSGRTVTLNGTVGTEYQKTNSFKKSYALANAVQGPLTGDLELSVMQYSLFTQWELKLPQGFLITAGVSNNYIEYSITDRLTNAANPTHKDQSGHKTFTPVLTPQVSVLKALNETVSVYAGISKGYSPPVSGQVVIPQIGQVNTDLRPEKAVQYEVGAKGSLLDKRLSFQMTVFDMEIKDKLTSQAITDNNTGTVLYTMTTNAGGQQNRGVEAGIAYTLQPQHPRVFSLVRPFVNYTYSSFTYRDFKSDNNNNAKTIDYSGKKASGVAPHLFNAGVDLVSKWGIYLNTTWQYVDKMPITYDNAHYADAYTLLQAKLGYRHDLGRHFNLDVFAGGNNITSSRYYTMVFLNANYSAAPPNIYLPGPYKATWYGGFNLTYKF; encoded by the coding sequence ATGAAAAAAATCTCCCTATTGATGGCGTCATTGCTATGTGTGCTGTATGCCTATGCCCAACAGCCTCTCAAAGGCAGGGTGTATGATCTGTATACGTTATCTCCCGTAAAAGGTGCTGGCATTTATTCCGGTGATCAGCTGCTGGCAACAACCGACATTGCAGGCAGTTTCAGTATCAGCGCGCATTACAACCGGTTACTGGTGATGGCCTCCGGTTATGAGCCGCAGACTGTGCGGGCAAAGGACGGTAGTCCGTTGATATTGATAGGTCTTGCGGCTACTTCCTATAATCTCAGCGAGATTTCCGTCAATGCGGCGAAGCCCCGCAGCAATCTGTTACAACCGCAGTCGGTGGCCGTTCTTGGTAGGAAAGACCTGCAACGGAATGATGGCATTTTCCCGGAATATGCGCTCAATCTGATTCCCGGGGTGCGCATGGAGAAAAGAACAATGGCCGGCGGTCAGCGCATCACCCTACGTGGTTACGGCAATGGCACCAACTTCAATGGAACGGGCTATAAGGCTTACCTGAACGGTATTCCGGTAACTGATGCGGAAGGCACTACCATCCTCGATGATATAGACTTCTCTATCCTGGGCCGTATGGAAGTGATCAAAGGACCCGCTTCCAGCCTCTATGGCAGCGGCATCGGCGGTGTGCTGAAAATGTATACGCTCAAGCCGGTGGTGTATGGTACACGCATCTCCCAGGAAACGCTGGCGGGCAGCTATGGCCTGTTCAGAACCAATACCCGCCTGGAATATGCGGACGATAAGTCTTCTATTATGTTGAACTACGGCCATCAGAACTACGACAGCTACCGTATCAACAGTGCATCCAAAAAAGATTTTGTGTCTTTCATAGGGGATTTTCACAGCAATGAAAAGCAAACGTTTTCTGTATACGCCGCCTACAACAACTCCAATGATCAGCTGGCCGGACAGCTCGACAGCAGCCAGTTTGCTCAGAAGAAAGATACCGGTGAAGTGCCATACCTGAAGAATAAAGGGTATGTTGCTTTTGAAACATACCGCGCGGGGCTTTCCCATCAATATGCCTTCTCATCGCACGTCAGCAATACCACCAGTGCTTATTTCAGCGGCTACAAACAATCGCAGGCTTTTGCAGCAGGGCTGTCGTCCAATATCGCGCAGAACTTCGGCGCACGCACTGCTTTTGGGCTGAGCTTCAGCGGCAGAACAGTAACCCTGAATGGTACAGTGGGCACTGAATATCAGAAAACCAATTCCTTCAAAAAAAGCTATGCCCTCGCAAACGCTGTACAGGGGCCGCTCACCGGCGATCTGGAACTGTCTGTCATGCAGTACAGTCTCTTCACCCAGTGGGAACTGAAGCTGCCGCAGGGTTTCCTCATTACGGCAGGTGTGAGCAACAATTACATTGAGTATAGTATCACAGACAGGCTTACCAATGCTGCAAATCCAACGCATAAGGACCAGTCGGGGCACAAAACCTTTACACCCGTACTGACGCCGCAGGTGAGCGTGCTCAAGGCCCTGAATGAAACGGTGTCCGTATACGCAGGTATCAGTAAAGGATATTCGCCTCCGGTATCAGGGCAGGTGGTGATTCCGCAGATAGGACAGGTGAATACAGACCTGCGGCCTGAAAAAGCAGTGCAGTACGAGGTTGGGGCCAAAGGCAGTCTGCTGGATAAACGGCTGTCGTTCCAGATGACGGTGTTTGATATGGAGATCAAAGACAAACTCACTTCACAGGCAATTACAGATAATAACACCGGTACAGTGCTGTATACGATGACCACCAATGCCGGCGGGCAACAGAACCGCGGTGTGGAAGCAGGTATTGCCTATACGCTGCAGCCGCAGCATCCGCGCGTTTTTTCGCTGGTGAGGCCATTTGTAAACTACACGTATTCCAGCTTTACTTACCGGGACTTTAAAAGCGATAATAACAACAACGCCAAAACGATCGACTACAGCGGTAAAAAGGCTTCCGGCGTAGCGCCGCACCTGTTCAATGCCGGCGTGGATCTCGTCTCCAAATGGGGCATTTATCTGAACACCACCTGGCAGTATGTAGATAAAATGCCCATTACGTATGACAACGCACACTATGCTGACGCCTATACGCTGTTGCAGGCTAAGTTGGGCTACCGGCATGATCTGGGGCGGCATTTCAACCTGGATGTATTTGCCGGCGGCAATAATATCACCAGCAGCAGGTATTACACGATGGTATTTTTAAACGCCAACTACAGCGCAGCACCGCCCAACATCTATCTGCCCGGACCTTATAAAGCTACGTGGTACGGCGGTTTCAACCTGACCTATAAGTTCTGA